One window of the Methanobacterium sp. Maddingley MBC34 genome contains the following:
- a CDS encoding methylase of chemotaxis methyl-accepting protein (PFAM: CheB methylesterase; CheR methyltransferase, SAM binding domain; CheR methyltransferase, all-alpha domain) has translation MSEKNKNQSKGKKPRKVLDKLPVVAIGASAGGFDALKKFFTALPPDPRMAFVVVQHLDPNHESTMADLMSRYTPLKVVQAKDGMKVEHDHLYIIPPNKDMGMMNGTIQLMEPIEPHGMRLPINFFLKNLAEDQKENSIAIIFSGFGSDGTLGIKSIKAVGGMVMAQEPDTADSSSMPTRAIETGLVDFILPPEEMPEKLISYVESSHKTIKKILTPKEETERELQKIFMLLRNRTGHDFSYYKENTVYRRISRRMNIHQIENMAVYLRYLQENPYEIDILFKELLINVTNFFRDDKAFDAFKNNLRELIREKSDIDNVRVWVPGCSSGEEVYSIAIIIHELLEESGKNMDVQIFGTDIDSDAVTTARSGTYPSTIAEDVSPERLNKYFVKKDNVFIIRNDIREMAVFAPHDVMKDPPFTRLDILSCRNLLIYLNVEAQQKVISNFNYALNKDGILFLGPSESVGEFVDAFDIVDKRWKIFKCVKSTEFVRRFVEVHPIPQTNQVSNLESELDLKIVKNTHMPFNISNLAEKELLDIYAPPSAIITDFGEILYIHGRLGDYLEPAQGKAKLNIVDMAREGLEFELNSAIQNAISKKSDMVIEGLRVKNNGSHIFVKLTVKPLAHENTKGLLVVSFEDVKLQENEKKDKIKMDMVTKGDERIQELESELKLTKERLNATIEEMKSSNEELRSANEELQSMNEEAQSTNEELETSKEELQSINEEIVTINNELQMKIDELTQTKDDMNNLFNSTEIAIIFLDKDLNIRSFTKDATNLIKMIESDVGRPLSDIVTNLKYDKFMDDIREVMERVTYKEIEMETESDKWFKTKIMPYKTSKNIIDGVVITFNNITQSKEQIRDALDALELADSVIQTVREPLLVLGSQMEVISANRSFYHKFKVNPEDTIGKNLFRIGDRQWDIRSLRNLLEDILPKKVDLKDYLVEDDFPNIGHKKIILNARQIYQAGEGTNMILLAMEDVTD, from the coding sequence ATGAGCGAAAAAAATAAAAATCAATCTAAAGGGAAAAAACCTCGTAAAGTATTGGATAAATTACCGGTTGTAGCCATAGGTGCATCCGCGGGCGGTTTCGATGCTCTTAAAAAGTTTTTCACCGCCTTACCCCCTGATCCTAGAATGGCTTTTGTCGTGGTCCAACACCTTGATCCCAACCATGAAAGCACCATGGCAGATCTTATGAGTAGATATACCCCATTAAAAGTAGTTCAAGCTAAAGACGGAATGAAAGTAGAGCATGACCACCTCTACATTATACCTCCCAACAAAGACATGGGCATGATGAATGGAACCATCCAACTAATGGAACCAATTGAACCCCATGGAATGAGACTGCCCATTAATTTCTTTTTAAAGAACCTGGCTGAAGATCAAAAGGAAAATTCCATTGCCATAATCTTTTCTGGATTTGGAAGTGACGGTACACTTGGTATAAAATCAATCAAAGCTGTTGGAGGCATGGTTATGGCTCAAGAACCAGACACAGCAGATTCAAGTAGTATGCCCACAAGAGCCATTGAGACCGGGCTGGTGGACTTTATCCTGCCCCCAGAAGAAATGCCTGAAAAGTTGATTTCATATGTGGAATCATCCCATAAAACCATTAAAAAAATTCTCACTCCTAAAGAAGAAACTGAAAGGGAATTACAGAAGATATTCATGTTACTCAGGAACCGTACGGGTCATGATTTTTCTTATTACAAAGAAAACACAGTTTACAGGCGAATCAGCCGACGTATGAATATTCATCAAATAGAAAACATGGCAGTATATCTTCGATACTTACAGGAAAACCCCTATGAAATTGACATTCTGTTTAAAGAACTTTTAATCAACGTGACTAACTTCTTCAGAGATGATAAAGCATTTGATGCCTTCAAGAATAATTTAAGGGAACTTATACGGGAAAAATCAGACATCGACAACGTTAGAGTATGGGTTCCAGGATGTTCCAGTGGTGAAGAAGTTTACTCCATAGCTATTATTATACATGAGTTGCTGGAAGAGTCTGGGAAGAACATGGATGTGCAGATTTTTGGCACAGATATAGATAGTGATGCTGTGACAACAGCCCGTTCCGGAACTTATCCCAGTACAATTGCAGAAGATGTGTCCCCAGAACGGTTAAATAAATATTTTGTAAAAAAAGACAATGTTTTCATAATCCGGAACGATATAAGGGAAATGGCAGTTTTTGCACCACATGATGTCATGAAAGACCCTCCATTCACCAGACTGGATATTCTCTCTTGCCGTAACCTTTTAATCTACCTTAATGTTGAGGCACAACAAAAAGTCATCTCAAATTTTAATTATGCACTTAATAAAGATGGAATTCTATTTTTAGGACCTTCGGAAAGTGTGGGAGAATTCGTTGACGCATTTGATATAGTTGACAAAAGGTGGAAGATATTTAAATGTGTTAAATCCACTGAGTTCGTTCGTAGATTCGTGGAAGTTCATCCCATACCCCAAACCAATCAAGTTTCAAATTTAGAATCTGAATTAGACTTAAAAATAGTAAAAAATACACATATGCCTTTTAATATTTCAAATTTAGCTGAAAAGGAGCTTTTAGATATTTACGCCCCACCTTCAGCTATAATAACAGATTTTGGAGAAATTTTATACATACATGGTCGTTTGGGGGATTATCTTGAACCTGCCCAGGGAAAAGCCAAGTTGAATATTGTGGACATGGCACGGGAAGGCCTTGAATTTGAATTAAACTCTGCCATTCAAAATGCCATTTCAAAAAAAAGTGACATGGTAATTGAAGGTTTGAGAGTTAAAAACAACGGAAGCCATATTTTCGTTAAACTCACAGTGAAACCACTGGCTCATGAAAATACCAAAGGATTGTTGGTTGTCTCTTTTGAGGATGTGAAACTCCAGGAAAATGAAAAAAAAGATAAAATAAAAATGGATATGGTAACTAAAGGCGATGAAAGGATTCAAGAATTGGAAAGTGAATTGAAACTAACCAAAGAGCGCCTGAACGCTACCATTGAAGAGATGAAAAGTTCAAATGAAGAACTTCGATCAGCCAATGAAGAACTTCAATCCATGAACGAAGAGGCCCAAAGCACCAACGAAGAACTGGAAACCTCCAAAGAGGAATTACAGTCCATCAATGAGGAAATAGTCACCATTAACAACGAACTGCAGATGAAGATCGATGAGTTAACCCAGACTAAGGATGATATGAACAATCTCTTCAACAGCACTGAAATAGCTATTATATTCTTGGATAAAGATTTAAACATCCGAAGTTTCACCAAGGATGCAACTAACCTCATAAAAATGATCGAATCAGATGTGGGGCGTCCTTTATCTGATATAGTAACCAATTTAAAATATGATAAATTCATGGATGATATCCGGGAAGTCATGGAAAGGGTAACCTATAAAGAAATTGAAATGGAAACAGAGAGCGATAAATGGTTTAAGACCAAGATAATGCCTTATAAAACCTCTAAAAACATTATTGATGGGGTTGTAATCACATTTAACAACATTACTCAAAGTAAAGAACAAATCCGTGATGCTCTTGATGCTCTGGAACTGGCAGATAGTGTCATTCAAACAGTTCGTGAACCCCTGCTGGTATTGGGCAGCCAAATGGAAGTGATTTCAGCCAACAGGTCATTTTATCATAAATTTAAAGTTAACCCTGAAGATACAATAGGAAAAAACCTGTTCAGGATTGGTGACAGACAGTGGGATATACGATCATTAAGGAATTTATTGGAAGATATCCTTCCCAAAAAAGTTGATTTGAAGGATTACTTGGTGGAGGATGATTTTCCAAATATTGGACATAAAAAAATCATTCTAAACGCCCGTCAGATCTACCAGGCTGGTGAAGGCACCAATATGATTTTACTAGCCATGGAGGATGTTACAGATTAA